Proteins from a genomic interval of Musa acuminata AAA Group cultivar baxijiao chromosome BXJ1-9, Cavendish_Baxijiao_AAA, whole genome shotgun sequence:
- the LOC135594424 gene encoding uncharacterized protein LOC135594424 — protein MGRRIAFPSEANTSLHPSLVVCLVVAWIAAVMAVVLSFCATCNRKSSSKQSSPRSSPSNESVAKPAAETTPAAAAQEQDESPAQEMQQQKQEEKEEEQVTVIEMAPDVATHGPLPPTVLPASASKRKLSLSFGKVPERLRTSRRERHGKGNDSEDSLWKKTIILGEKNRISTDDEEEVVDENGNRQRHYHPKTPRSRQTSRNNSFAHPDETPS, from the coding sequence ATGGGAAGGAGAATAGCATTTCCATCGGAAGCCAACACGTCACTACACCCGTCACTCGTCGTCTGCCTCGTAGTTGCATGGATCGCAGCCGTCATGGCCGTCGTCCTCTCCTTTTGCGCCACATGCAACCGCAAGTCCTCGAGCAAGCAGTCTTCTCCGCGGTCGTCACCGTCGAACGAATCCGTCGCGAAGCCTGCAGCTGAAACTACGCCTGCAGCTGCAGCGCAAGAACAAGACGAAAGCCCGGCACAAGAGATGCAGCAGCAGAagcaggaggagaaggaagaggagcaaGTGACAGTCATCGAGATGGCGCCCGACGTCGCGACGCATGGGCCCCTCCCTCCGACGGTGCTGCCGGCGTCGGCCTCGAAGCGGAAGCTTTCACTAAGCTTCGGAAAGGTGCCGGAGCGGCTGAGGACCAGCAGGAGGGAGCGGCACGGGAAGGGGAACGACTCGGAGGACTCGTTATGGAAGAAAACCATCATCCTGGGCGAGAAGAACAGGATCTCCACCGACGACGAGGAAGAGGTGGTGGACGAGAACGGGAACCGGCAGAGACACTACCACCCGAAGACGCCACGGTCGCGGCAGACTTCTCGGAACAACTCCTTCGCGCACCCCGACGAGACGCCGTCGTGA